The following are encoded in a window of Panicum virgatum strain AP13 chromosome 5N, P.virgatum_v5, whole genome shotgun sequence genomic DNA:
- the LOC120673100 gene encoding probable mannose-1-phosphate guanylyltransferase 3 — protein sequence MKALILVGGFGTRLRPLTLSFPKPLVDFANKPMILHQIEALKEVGVTEVVLAINYRPEVMINFLKDFEDKLGITITCSQETEPLGTAGPLALARDKLADGSGEPFFVLNSDVISEYPFAELIEFHKSHGGEATIMVTKVDEPSKYGVVVMEEATGRVDRFVEKPKIFVGNKINAGIYLLNPSVLDRIELRPTSIEKEVFPQIAADQKLYAMVLPGFWMDVGQPRDYITGLRLYLDSLRKKSAARLATGAHVVGNVLVHESAKIGEGCLIGPDVAIGPGCIVEDGVRLSRCTVMRGVRIKKHTCISNSIIGWHSTVGQWARIENMTILGEDVHVCDEVYSNGGVVLPHKEIKSSILKPEIVM from the exons ATTGAAGCTTTGAAAGAAGTTGGGGTCACGGAGGTGGTTTTAGCCATCAACTACCGCCCAGAG GTGATGATTAACTTCTTGAAGGACTTTGAGGATAAGCTTGGCATCACAATTACATGCTCTCAAGAGACCGAGCCCTTAGGAACTGCTGGCCCACTTGCTCTAGCAAGGGACAAGCTTGCAGATGGATCTGGCGAGCCATTCTTTGTCCTCAACAGCGATGTCATAAGTGAATACCCATTTGCTGAACTCATCGAATTTCACAAGAGCCATGGTGGTGAGGCAACAATTATGGTCACTAAG GTGGATGAACCATCAAAATATGGTGTTGTGGTTATGGAGGAGGCAACTGGAAGGGTGGATAGATTTGTAGAGAAGCCAAAAATATTTGTGGGCAACAAGATCAATGCTGGGATTTACTTGCTCAACCCATCTGTCCTTGACCGCATCGAACTGAGGCCAACATCAATTGAGAAAGAGGTCTTCCCTCAAATTGCAGCTGACCAGAAGCTCTATGCGATGGTTCTTCCAGGATTTTGGATGGATGTTGGTCAGCCGAGGGACTACATTACTGGATTGCGGCTTTATCTAGATTCACTTAGGAAGAAATCAGCTGCCAGGCTTGCTACTGGAGCACATGTTGTTGGCAATGTGTTGGTGCATGAGAGTGCCAAGATCGGAGAGGGTTGTCTGATTGGTCCTGATGTCGCTATTGGACCTGGATGCATTGTGGAGGATGGTGTGAGGCTTTCCCGTTGCACTGTCATGCGTGGTGTTCGTATCAAAAAGCACACTTGCATCTCAAACAGCATTATCGGGTGGCACTCAACTGTTGGACAATGGGCACGGATAGAGAATATGACTATCCTGGGGGAGGATGTTCATGTATGCGATGAAGTATACAGCAATGGCGGTGTTGTCCTCCCACACAAAGAGATCAAGTCAAGCATCTTGAAACCTGAGATCGTCATGTGA